The Stieleria maiorica genome includes the window GTTCACTGAGGTGGGGATGACGGGGACGCCGACTAGCACGTGACTCGCACGCTCGGGCTCATCGTTGCGCAGATCGCCACGCCTTTGACGTACGTGCCTTTGATGGTCTGCGGTTTCAGGCCGTCCACGAATTGGATGAACGCGTTGATGTTGTCGACCAGCTTGTCAGCTTCGAAACTCATCTTCCCGACCATCGCGTGGACGTTGCCGCCCTTGTCGTTGCGGAACTCGACCTTCCCGGCCTTGTACTCGCTGACGACCTTGCCGACGTCGGGGGTGACGGTTCCCGCACGTGGGCTGGGCATCAGACCACGAGGCCCCAGAACGCGTCCCAAGGGGCCGACCAATCCCATCATGTCGGGTGCGGCGATGCAGACATCAAAGTCTGTCCAACCGTCCTTGATCTTCTTGGCCAAGTCTTCTTGGCCGACTTCATCGGCACCCGCTTCTTTCGCGGCGTTCGCTGCGTCGCCCTTGGCGAACACGACGACGCGTTGCTGTTTTCCGATCCCGTGAGGAAGCACCAGCGAACCGCGGATGATCTGGTCGGCTTGGTTCGGATCGACGCCCAGCCGCATGTGGATTTCGACCGTTTGATCAAACTTGGTCGAATCGTACGCCTTGAGCGCGGTGACCGCTTCGTCCAGAGGAAGCGTGTTGGCTGGTTGCTTTTCGAGCGCGGCGCGATACCGCTTTGATTTTTTACCCATATGGTCACGACTCAATGGAGGTCGGGTGGTGTTAGCAAAATCACCAGTCCCGAGGCGAAAACGCACCTCGGCGGCAAATTCTCCCACTTCGCAGAAAACCTATCGGCTTCTGACGAGACGAGAATATTGAGAAAGTCGAAGAAAGCGTCAACGCCAATTGTGCAAGTTGCCCAGAAGTTTTTTCGCCGCGCGGGCGTTTCTCCTCTGAAACCTGAAACTACTTCAGCCGTTCCAGGACCCCGATCAAGGTTTCGATCACGACGAGCGCCGATTCGCGTTGCCGGCCGACACGCTTGGGGGCCTTCAGCTCCACGCCCCAGGTGCGCGGCGGCTGGCCGCGTCGACCCACGCCGACGTAAATCAGACCATCAAATTCTGCCGGGGCGTTCGGCCCCAGGTGCCCCGTCACCGAGGCCGCCAGGTCGGCATGGGGGGTCGTCTGGAGCGCCCCGGCAACCATTTGATGCGCGACCGGGGCGCTGACGGCGGTGTGTTCGGCGAGCGTTTCTTCGGCCACACCCAGCCAGCGCTGCTTGCTCGCTTCTTGGTAGACGACCAGCGATCCGGCCAGCCAAGCCGACACGCCCGGTACGGTGGCCAGCGTGGCCGCGACCAGCCCGCCGGTGCAGCTTTCGGCCAGCACCAGTGTCTGACGTTTTTCGTCAAGAAGTTCCACCAGTTGTCGTGCTTGCGATTCCAGGTCCATGATTTTCCGATTGAAGGGTTGATGGGGGTGTCTAATCCGAACTGCCGCGCGAGGAACTTACCAGGCGGCGGTGGAAATCCGTTGGGAAAATGGTCGCGGACCATTAACCTGGGGTTTTGATGCTTCACGCCTGACGCTGTCCCCGATCGGCCCTGTTCCATGCACCCGTCCGCCGCCGACTCGATGCTCGCCACGGTGACACCGGTCCCGGAACCCCACGCCGGCCGGGTGCTCACGCTCGGCTGGAAACTGATGCTCAACGCGTCGTTGTTGCTCGCCCCGGTGCTGATGGTCGGCTTCGTTTCCCCGTTGTTTCTCTTGTCGGCATGGGTCGGATCGGGCATCGCATTGTTGCCCGCGGCCGTCCTGGTTCCGTTGATCATTGTCGCCCAAATCTCTTGGGCGGGCACCTATCCCGAGTGGCCGATGAACCAGTGGCTGGTGCGTCGGTTGCGTCGCAGCCTGCGGAGGCGGCGCGCGGATCAGGAGGCTGGTGCGGGACAGCTTGACTGGATCCAGACGGCCCGCCTGGTCGAATGGGTGCCGCGCGAGAACTGGAACGCGACCATGCTGGACACCGCCGAGGACGTGATGCTGATTCGCGTCGATGCGTTCGGCGTGGCGATGGAAGGCGATTATTCGCGGTACCGGTTTCCCCCCGCCTCAATCATTGATGTTGGCGTGGAGTCGGTGCGGCCGGCAGGGTGTTTTCATCGCTTGCATTTCGTGGTCGTGACCGTGCGGACGGCCGAGGGGCCGCTGGAATTCGCGTTGGCCTATCGCGATCACCGTCTGGGAGGTTTGCGTTCGCGGTCTCGATGGCGGCAAACGCAGCAACTGTGTGACGACATTCGCAGCATCGCCACGGGGGGAGATTTCAGCTACTGTGACGACGACGTCTGCGCGCGTTCGGACTCGCAACACGTCGGCCCCGGAGGGCCGGCCGGTGAATCGGTGCGGCCACGACTCAACCCCTATGCGGCACCGCGATCGCTGTAGCGGAAGCCGCCAAGGCTTTCGACGCGCGGCAGTCCACACGGGAAAAGCCGGAATTCTTGGCGAATTCCGCGACCACATCCACATACGCCAGTTGCCGAGTTTGGGGACAAAGCCTAGCCGACCGTGGACTTTGTGGTGGCCTGATCGGCATTGGCATCGGCCTGCGGCGCGACGCCGCCGGCCTGGAGCACGGTCTGGACCACGTCGATCAGCTGATCCAGTCGGAACGGTTTGAACAACCGTGCCTTGGGATGCAGACCATTTTGCAGTGCGTGAACGATCGAGTGGCCCGGGTCGTAGCCGAATCCGGTCATCAAAATCATCGGGACCGGATCGATGATTTCTTTCAGCCGCATCATTAATTGGAACCCGCTGTGTTCGGGCAATTTAATGTCGCTGATGATGACGTCGTATTTGTCGTCTTCCCCGGCGTCACGGACCATCAACACGGCCTGATCGCCGCCGCGGGCGGTTTCGACAATGCATCCATAGCGTTCCAGCAGCGTGTGGGCGTCTTCGCGGACCGTGCTGTCTTCGTCGACGACCAGGATGCGTTTGCCGCGAAGCAGGGCGTGTTCGTCCGAGGAGATCCCCGGCGGGACGGCTTCCAGTGGTGTCAGCCGTTGACCGATCTGCTGGATCGTTTGTTTGATGTCGCGGGCATTTTTCAAGATTCGCCGGATGCGATCGACCATTTCCGGCGAGTGGCCGATGTAGTCCTCCATCACGTTGACGGCATCGTTGAGAATTTCGTCGACCGGCAAGGCGACGGCACTGTGGATCGCGTTGCAGCTCTGCTGGGCCGTGTCGGCTTTCTGGGCGACCAACAGCTCAAGCGTGTTGAGTGCGAAGCTGATGTCGCGGGCAAAGATTTCCAGGAACTGTAAGTCGCTTTCGCTGAACGCGGCGACTTCGGGGCTTTCCACGTTGATGGTCCCGAGCACTTGGTCGTTCAAGATCAATGGGACCGTCAGCGAGCTTCGTGCGTTGGCCACGCCGGGAATGAACAGCGGGTCGTTGACGACGTCATAGCACAGGTAACTCGTTCCGCTCGACGCGGCGTACCCGGTGATCCCGTTGCCTTGCGGGTGGGCGAACAGTTTTCGGTCGGCCGCCTCCTGATCGATGCCGACGCTCAGCAGGGGGACCAGATTGCCGCTGGCCTGTTCCAGTAGCCGA containing:
- a CDS encoding response regulator; the encoded protein is MTRSTSPFGTDDGTGRPGESPETIRLICVGDKQTLPRGFSDNEVLALDSSATVLDQLASPSIEGVWIARDLLPELGELRGICQSGLMLRDLPEGAALLDHKIRVLWANRRLKAWAGKLDEDPTGETIYDLLGNPDIMGSDLCPFHTAFSTGEESSGTFQTSDNRFFQVRAAPVGDNAAEPHLVVTVGDITEEILQQQKLAAIHRAGRELADLRPTEIYQMGVDERIDLLKDNIRHYLTDLLNFEVIEIRLLEQASGNLVPLLSVGIDQEAADRKLFAHPQGNGITGYAASSGTSYLCYDVVNDPLFIPGVANARSSLTVPLILNDQVLGTINVESPEVAAFSESDLQFLEIFARDISFALNTLELLVAQKADTAQQSCNAIHSAVALPVDEILNDAVNVMEDYIGHSPEMVDRIRRILKNARDIKQTIQQIGQRLTPLEAVPPGISSDEHALLRGKRILVVDEDSTVREDAHTLLERYGCIVETARGGDQAVLMVRDAGEDDKYDVIISDIKLPEHSGFQLMMRLKEIIDPVPMILMTGFGYDPGHSIVHALQNGLHPKARLFKPFRLDQLIDVVQTVLQAGGVAPQADANADQATTKSTVG
- the rplA gene encoding 50S ribosomal protein L1; its protein translation is MGKKSKRYRAALEKQPANTLPLDEAVTALKAYDSTKFDQTVEIHMRLGVDPNQADQIIRGSLVLPHGIGKQQRVVVFAKGDAANAAKEAGADEVGQEDLAKKIKDGWTDFDVCIAAPDMMGLVGPLGRVLGPRGLMPSPRAGTVTPDVGKVVSEYKAGKVEFRNDKGGNVHAMVGKMSFEADKLVDNINAFIQFVDGLKPQTIKGTYVKGVAICATMSPSVRVTC
- a CDS encoding CinA family protein; the protein is MDLESQARQLVELLDEKRQTLVLAESCTGGLVAATLATVPGVSAWLAGSLVVYQEASKQRWLGVAEETLAEHTAVSAPVAHQMVAGALQTTPHADLAASVTGHLGPNAPAEFDGLIYVGVGRRGQPPRTWGVELKAPKRVGRQRESALVVIETLIGVLERLK